One stretch of Sander vitreus isolate 19-12246 chromosome 16, sanVit1, whole genome shotgun sequence DNA includes these proteins:
- the crb2a gene encoding protein crumbs homolog 2a, translating into MELGKIHLNLKTVLLTMMMFKWGILCTATSDKCLSAPCQNGATCVDTMDDYACLCAREGVRYMGKDCDELYDACSFAPCNDCTSTPGTAEYHCICPDGLTGDNCTEEVDECQSNPCSEPHSLCVDQLNGYFCRCPPGYGGWDCRTHVTDCIDEPCSNNGTCVLRPQGFECRCAPGFEGKTCGEDVNECLSEPCQNGAICIQGVAEFHCFCVPGFQGYNCEIDINECASRPCENNATCINEKDHYECECLLGFAGVNCEVEIDECESGPCQNGATCHDLISTYSCECLPGFDGIDCELDVDECASEPCQNGARCHDMVNSYECDCSDTGFQGDYCEVDIPECASDPCQHGSSCSEGVRGYACLCWPGYEGPNCEIDIDECGDQPCENGGECFERSDPSHWEMDWELSFADAAGYICQCQPGFAGENCSVNIDECESEPCQNGATCEDKINGYTCACAAGFLGELCEVNIDECESQPCQNGGWCEDGKASYTCHCPEAEPGELPWGGDNCHVKLYGCVDHECQNGAMCQAWLEAGEHGHTCLCPHGFYDEQCATRTTFSFSSPGFIHIQVVLEERTRREVEHRGHHGFGVQLRFRTTIHNMLLFYRGDVDNHLILEIVNGGLHAKAFSEESELDVTFPGLVSDGDWRDAHVFVDNEGLVLIVKGTGCDRDGCTVTDGGADEPAFQPSEAFTQVYVGGAPEQLLEYSESGAGFIGCMEDLMIDSKPILPQTLPEDQGHELGCSKTEWCQPDPCYGHGRCVDLWTSYQCDCYRPFHSERCSQEFPSWTYSHEDTVSFSVYDVGQSHESNFNVSFFLRSLKPDGLLFQLRRATDVYFSVYLGMGRVFVSSLPNSAPLTAPIFVTTGEKQLLQVEVRHRQVIFEHAGLRYGIGEIPEVDVKSGDQAYVGGLPGDWDSDMWGGHYKGCLQDLRLDSVHLDVDAWNSSDEEEVYLPSDAENVQKGCISDDTCKMKPCQNGGECTITFNDFTCSCPEEYTGKSCETRVWCVSDPCVNGGHCVDLPDGYECVYNATFENSAVHYSAAGSLAEPVSDIYMELRTRSENAVLLRASWGSDLLLVGLLDSSVRVEIHIGNSVEALTFTGVRRVADGSWHRVNISMAEKERKASPWVITVDGITDASSGPERTGSLGFLREKGAMLAIAESFTGCLGAMRLGGVYLPFVDDYKAPQPSQFHLVGKAKIHLGCTSAPVCDSDPCMNGATCEDHFNKFDCVCDSGWEGEVCETDTDDCASQPCVHGSCKDYLAGYECRCHPGYAGPLCEDDLDECEHHACEHGGTCQDGVNMYTCTCPKGYSGPLCQWDYPPIQCGEDVQCENDAICNDGLWGANCTCMPGFTGSRCELEIDECESNPCRNGGSCLDRFNMFVCECPPGYSGPICDTNKQAQKQGIPWLLVAIPLLCFCVLILTIGLAFMVLTARKKRQSEGAYSPSAQEVAGARLEMDSMLKVPPEERLI; encoded by the exons ATGGAGTTAGGGAAGATTCATCTGAATCTAAAGACAGTACTGTTGACGATGATGATGTTCAAATGGG GAATCCTGTGCACAGCCACTTCAGACAAATGTTTGTCTGCGCCCTGCCAGAACGGAGCCACCTGTGTGGACACCATGGATGACTATGCCTGTCTCTGTGCCAGAGAGGGGGTCCGATACATGGGCAAAGACTGTGATGAGCTCTATGATGCCTGCTCCTTTGCCCCGTGTAACGACTGCACCAGCACCCCGGGCACGGCAGAATACCACTGCATCTGCCCGGACGGACTCACAGGGGATAACTGCACCGAGGAGGTGGACGAGTGTCAGAGCAACCCGTGCTCCGAGCCCCACTCTCTGTGTGTAGACCAGCTGAACGGATACTTCTGCAGATGTCCTCCTGGGTACGGAGGATGGGACTGCAGGACACATGTGACTGACTGCATCGATGAACCCTGCAGCAACAATGGCACCTGTGTGTTGAGACCACAGGGCTTTGAATGTCGCTGTGCACCAGGGTTCGAGGGGAAGACCTGCGGGGAAGATGTGAATGAGTGTTTGTCAGAGCCCTGTCAGAACGGAGCTATCTGCATACAAGGAGTGGCAGAGTTCCACTGCTTCTGTGTGCCGGGGTTTCAGGGTTATAACTGTGAGATCGACATCAACGAGTGCGCCTCGCGACCCTGTGAGAACAACGCCACCTGCATCAATGAGAAGGACCACTATGAGTGCGAGTGCCTGCTGGGTTTTgcag GAGTCAACTGTGAGGTGGAAATTGATGAGTGTGAGTCCGGCCCCTGCCAAAACGGGGCCACCTGCCACGACCTGATCAGCACGTACTCATGCGAGTGTCTGCCCGGCTTCGATGGCATCGACTGTGAGCTGGATGTGGACGAGTGTGCCAGTGAGCCCTGCCAGAACGGAGCCCGCTGCCATGACATGGTGAACAG CTATGAATGTGACTGCAGCGATACAGGATTCCAGGGTGACTACTGCGAAGTGGACATCCCTGAATGTGCCTCCGATCCCTGTCAGCACGGCTCCTCGTGTTCAGAGGGAGTCCGAGGATACGCCTGCCTCTGCTGGCCAG GTTATGAAGGACCAAACTGTGAGATAGATATCGATGAGTGTGGCGATCAGCCGTGTGAGAATGGCGGCGAGTGTTTCGAACGCTCCGATCCGTCCCACTGGGAGATGGACTGGGAGCTCAGCTTTGCAGATGCAGCTGGATATATCTGCCAGTGTCAGCCAGGCTTTGCAG GAGAGAACTGCTCGGTCAACATTGACGAGTGTGAGTCTGAACCGTGCCAGAACGGAGCCACTTGTGAGGATAAGATCAACGGCTACACCTGTGCATGCGCTGCTGGATTTCTAG GTGAGCTGTGTGAAGTCAACATTGATGAATGTGAGAGCCAGCCGTGTCAGAACGGGGGCTGGTGTGAGGACGGCAAGGCGTCCTACACCTGCCACTGCCCTGAGGCTGAGCCAGGTGAACTTCCATGGGGAGGAGATAACTGCCATGTGAAACTCTACGGCTGCGTGGACCATGAATGCCAGAACGGTGCCATGTGCCAGGCGTGGCTGGAGGCTGGAGAACACGGCCACACGTGCTTGTGCCCTCATGGCTTCTATGATGAGCAGTGCGCCACCAGAACTACTTTCTCCTTCTCCAGTCCTGGATTCATCCACATCCAGGTTGTTCTAGAAGAAAGGACCCGCAGGGAGGTGGAGCACCGTGGTCACCATGGTTTCGGAGTACAGCTACGCTTCCGCACGACTATACACAATATGTTGCTCTTCTACAGAGGGGATGTGGACAATCACCTTATCTTGGAGATTGTGAATGGTGGTCTTCACGCAAAGGCCTTTTCTGAGGAGTCTGAACTGGATGTAACATTTCCTGGTTTGGTCAGTGACGGAGACTGGCGGGATGCTCATGTGTTTGTAGATAATGAAGGCCTGGTTCTGATTGTGAAAGGCACTGGCTGTGACAGGGACGGGTGCACAGTTACAGATGGTGGTGCTGATGAACCAGCTTTCCAGCCCTCTGAAGCCTTCACTCAGGTGTATGTAGGTGGAGCACCAGAGCAGCTTTTGGAGTACTCTGAGAGTGGTGCGGGCTTCATTGGATGTATGGAAGACCTGATGATCGACTCTAAGCCCATCCTACCGCAAACGCTTCCAGAAGACCAAGGCCATGAGCTGGGCTGCAGTAAGACTGAGTGGTGTCAGCCGGACCCCTGCTATGGACATGGACGCTGTGTGGACCTGTGGACCAGCTACCAGTGTGACTGCTACCGGCCCTTCCATAGTGAGCGCTGCTCTCAAG AATTCCCTTCCTGGACATACAGCCATGAGGACACAGTGAGCTTCAGTGTCTACGATGTAGGTCAGAGCCATGAGAGCAACTTCAACGTGTCCTTCTTCCTGCGCTCCTTAAAGCCAGACGGGCTGCTGTTCCAGCTCCGGAGAGCCACAGACGTCTACTTCTCCGTCTACCTGGGGATGGGGAGGGTGTTTGTCAGCTCTCTGCCCAACAGTGCCCCACTGACAGCTCCGATATTTGTGACTACTGGCGAGAAGCAACTTCTACAGGTGGAAGTCCGACACAGACAGGTGATCTTTGAGCACGCAGGACTTCGCTACGGAATAGGAGAGATCCCTGAAGTGGATGTTAAGAGTGGGGATCAGGCCTATGTAGGGGGACTTCCAGGAGACTGGGACTCTGACATGTGGGGGGGGCATTACAAAGGTTGCCTGCAGGACCTTCGGTTAGACTCGGTGCATCTCGATGTGGATGCCTGGAACAGCTCGGATGAGGAGGAAGTGTATTTACCAAGTGATGCTGAAAATGTACAGAAGGGCTGCATCAGTGATGACACTTGCAAG ATGAAACCTTGTCAGAATGGAGGAGAATGCACCATCACATTCAACGATTTCACGTGCTCTTGTCCGGAGGAATACACCGGAAAGAGCTGCGAAACCCGTGTGTGGTGTGTTAGTGATCCTTGTGTCAATGGCGGCCATTGTGTGGACCTTCCTGAtggatatgaat GTGTGTACAATGCCACGTTTGAGAACAGCGCGGTGCACTACAGTGCTGCAGGCTCCCTGGCTGAACCTGTCTCTGACATATACATGGAGCTGCGCACTCGTTCAGAGAACGCTGTGCTCCTGAGGGCCTCCTGGGGCTCGGACCTGCTGCTGGTGGGTCTGCTGGACTCCTCAGTCCGGGTGGAGATCCACATTGGCAACAGTGTCGAGGCGCTGACCTTTACAGGAGTTCGTCGGGTGGCTGACGGGAGCTGGCATCGCGTGAACATCTCAATGGCTGAGAAGGAGCGCAAAGCCTCTCCCTGGGTCATCACTGTGGATGGAATCACAGACGCGAGTAGCGGGCCAGAGCGCACAGGAAGCCTTGGCTTTCTCAGGGAGAAGGGAGCCATGCTGGCCATTGCAGAGAGCTTCACTGGCTGCTTGGGTGCAATGAGGCTTGGCGGAGTCTACCTGCCTTTTGTCGATGACTACAAAGCCCCACAGCCGTCTCAGTTCCACTTAGTTGGAAAAGCAAAGATTCATTTGGGTTGTACCAGTGCCCCTGTTTGTGATTCAGACCCTTGTATGAATGGAGCCACCTGTGAAGACCACTTCAAtaagtttgactgtgtgtgtgactcggGTTGGGAAGGGGAAGTGTGTGAGACAGACACTGATGACTGTGCGTCTCAGCCCTGTGTTCATGGAAGCTGTAAGGACTACTTAGCTGGTTACGAGTGCCGCTGCCACCCTGGATATGCTGGCCCACTCTGTGAGGACGATCTGGACGAGTGTGAGCATCACGCCTGTGAACATGGAGGCACCTGCCAGGATGGAGTCAACATGTACACCTGTACCTGTCCCAAGGGCTACAGTGGCCCACTCTGCCA GTGGGACTATCCTCCGATCCAGTGTGGTGAAGATGTGCAGTGTGAAAATGATGCTATCTGCAATGACGGGCTGTGGGGAGCTAACTGTACGTGTATGCCAGGCTTTACAGGCAGCAG GTGTGAACTGGAGATTGATGAGTGTGAGTCTAACCCCTGTCGAAATGGAGGTTCCTGTTTGGATCGGttcaacatgtttgtgtgtgaatgccCGCCTGGCTACAGCGGTCCAATCTGTGACACTAAC AAACAGGCCCAGAAACAAGGCATCCCCTGGCTGCTGGTGGCCATCCCACTGCTCTGCTTCTGCGTGCTGATCCTCACCATCGGCCTGGCCTTCATGGTGCTCACAGCCAGGAAGAAGCGCCAGTCGGAGGGCGCATACAGCCCCAGTGCTCAGGAGGTGGCGGGAGCTCGGCTGGAGATGGACAGCATGCTCAAAGTGCCACCAGAGGAAAGACTCATCTGA